CAGGAAGCGCTTGCGTATGCAATTGGTTCAAGTCAGCAGACTATATCTATTATTGAAAACAGCGAAATTGTGGATAAAGATAAACTTGAAAAAATTGCAGAAGCACTTGGAGTTACAGTTGAAGCTATTGAAAATTTTTCAGAAGAAAATGTCATAAACTATTTTAATACTTTTCATGAATCTGTTTCTGGAAGTTTTATAACAAACAATTCTTGTACTTTCAATCCTCTTGATAAAGTTGTAGAACTTTATGAACGTTTGGTTCAAGCTGAAAAAGAGAAAAACGAATATTTAGAGAAATTATTAAACGGAAAATAATTTACTTCAACAATATCAATTTTATAAAAGCACAAGTATCATTTACTTTGTGCTTTTTTTGTAATCAAAAAAACAGAAATTAAAAAAATAACAGATAAATAAAATTTGATTTCATATATTTCCAGATAATATAATATTTTAGCACCTTAAAACAGATTTTCTGAAACCCATTTACATTCTTAAAACTAAATTTAATTTTGAAAATTCAGCAACTTACATTTACAAGATTCATTGCGGCAATATCAATTGTAATCTTCCATTATGGTACAAAAAACTTTTTATTCGACAATTTCATTTTTAAACAAGCAAGTGTAGGAGTTAGTTATTTTTTTATGTTGTCTGGATTCGTAATGATTATTTCTTACGGAAACTTAGAGAAAATTGATTTTTTTGAATATCTTAAAAACAGACTTGCCAGAATTTATCCTCTGTATGCTTTAGCAGCATTATCTGTTATGGTCTCAAATCAATTTAAGAATGTCAATATTGAAAACGTTTTAATTCACTTTTCGATGTTACAAAGCTGGATTCAAGGACAAGCTCCAAAAATTAATCCGCCTGGCTGGTCATTATCTGCAGAATTATTCTTTTATATTACTTTTCCTTTTTTTGCAAACAAATTTTATTCGAAACTAAAATTAAAAACAAATGCCCTTTGGATTATTTCATTCTGGATTATTAGTTTAGTACTTTTTAATTGCATATTGTATGGTATTATAAGTTTTAAGAGTTTTCCTCCAGATCTTAACGCTTATTATCCTTTAATGTATTTAAATACATTCCTGATTGGTAATCTGGCTGGTCTCTATTTTATCAATCATCTTAAAAACCAACAGGGAAATTATTTAATTCCCATATTAATATGCCTACTGTTTTTAATTCTAGCATTGCGTTATCCAACAGGAATTGATCATCATAACGGATTGTTTGCTGTTATTTTTATTCCGCTTATAATTTTTATATCTCTAAGCACAGATAAACTAACTACATTTTTTTCTCGAAAGGAATTTGTGTTTTTAGGTGAAATTAGTTTTGGCATTTATATACTTCAATATCCTGTGTGGATTATTTTTTCAGATTTTAGATTAAATAAATTTTTAGGAACCGACAGAGAAGCAGATTATACTTTAAACTTTTTCATTAGGTTACTTATTTTAATCGCTGCATCAGCTTTAAGCTATCTGTATTTTGAGAAACCAATGAGAAATCTGATAAAAAGTTTCGGGAAACGAAAACTCGAAAATAAACAAATAAATACAACAGAAAGCATTCAAGCTTGAGAAGAATAATATTTTTTTTACAATTTCTCATATAAAACAAAATCCGATAAATTTAAATTAAAAAACTACTTTAGCCACACAAACCCAAATCCATGAAATTTACAATTACTCTATCAACCCTACTCCTACTATTTACAACCAATTTATTCAGCCAAACCATTGCTGATTTAAAACTAAAACCAAAAGAAATTCCAAAAGGTGGTTATATGGTAAGCGACGGAAATATTTGCATTACGCCGCAAGCCTGCACTTTTTATAATGATATCGAAACCTACAGCAATATTGTGGGAACTGTGAAAGGTAAAGCGATTCAGAGTTTTAAAAGCAAAGCAGATCGTGGTTCTATTATGTATTTTGAATTTGATCACGTTTTTAAAGGCGAGCGTTTTCTGCAAGGTTTATTATGGGGAAAAGACGGTCAGCCAACAGCAGAACATCCAGAAGAATATATTGCAAAAGGAAAATTTCTGGTTATTTGGAGTTTACAGCCAGATAGTCCGTTAAGAGAAAAATCCGAAACTAAAATTGAAGCGATTTTAGAATAAAAAATCCCGTTTCTTTATTGAAGCGGGATTTTTTATTATTCCTTAAATGGTATTCTTTATTAATGATTATGCATTTTTTCGTAAAAACTTGACTAATAAATATAATAGATACAGTAAAAACAAACCAAAGCCCAGAATTACAATCTGCCAAATAAATAGTCCTAACTCAAAATCATTAATTAAATTTTCCATAATTTTATCTTTTAAATATCTTATTTGGTAAAGTACAAATAAACGAAAAAGCTTTATCATTTTAAAAGTAAAAAACACAAAAATGAAACTACAAATACGAATTCTGTTTTACTCCATTTTATTCTTTTTATATCTAACCCTAACGCAGTTTATTTTATCATTAGGTGGAAAATTAAAAACAGATCCTTACATCACTTTAGGTTGTGGTTTTGCCGTTTTAAATCTTATTTATGCCTTTTTAGGCCTAAAATGGAAACCTCTTTTAAATATACTTTTTGCGATAGGAATCGCAGCTTTGGCATTGTTTCTGGCTTTAAAATTTACCGACTTACATTTGGTTATCGATTACGATCCGTATCAGGTTAAAACGGTAATATTTGCCAATGCGATTTTCTCTATTATTTTTTGGGAAATTGTGTATCAGATTAAAATTAGAAAAAAATAATTTTTGAATTGCCTTCAGCTTCAACTGGAGGCAATTTTTATTAAGCGATTGATAGAACGCTGCTCATTACGTTAGAAAATCATATATTTTCGTACGTATTTTTTTATATTAGCGCTGAATTTTTCTAAGCCAAAATAGAATTAATATGAAAATTAGAATTGTACTTCTTCTCTCTTTATTAGCCATTTCTTGTAAAAAAGAAACCAATCCTGAAACCGAAAAACCTCAAATCGTTTCAAAAGATACTATTGAAGTTTCTGAAAAACCCGAACAAGAAGCTCAAAAAAACGATACTGTTGTAATATCAACCAAACACAAAATCAACAAAATAGTCTGCGATCTCGATGGCGATAAATTAAATGAAATCGTCGAAATTGTACGAAGCACTTTAAGCGGTAAAAGTGGTCTTCGAATTACCTATGGAAACGGAAAAAAGACTGATTATTTGGGTTTGGGAAATGATGTTCTAAAACAAGGTTTTGATGAAATCGATTGGGTTGGAATATTTGAAAAAGCACCAAAAAACGAAATATATTACAACAATGTAAACGATGAAGGCGAAATTATTGGTGAAGAAGATGTAAAAGAGGAAGACAAAATAAAACTGCCAAATGACGGAATTTTTATTCATGCCGATGAAAGTTGCGGCGGCGGAATTATTTACCTGAAGAACGGAAAATACGAGTGGATTCAGCAAGAATGAATCTGTAATACCTTTGAATATGAAAAGTACGAAATTGGCATTTTAGATAATCTTCATATATAAAACATCATGAAAAACGAGATAAGTAATCTAACGAATAATTTGCGTTCCAATGATGAGATGTTTATCACCTTATTTGAAAATGGAATTCTTCGTAAAAAACTCAATCAATTTCTGCTTGAGTATACTTTTGCAAAACAAAATCAAGATGGATTTATTGTAATGCTTAATACAGATGAAAACAAAAACGCTTTTATTTCTGCAAACAGCGAGTTTTCATTGTATGCAATAAGGTCAATATCAGTTATTGAAAATGGTGATTTTTATTTTCATATCGTTTTAAATTTAAAAGATGATTATCAAGAAAAATTTTTCCTCACAATGTATATGAATTATGATCTTTCTGTCTACGATATTGAATTGAGCAGATAAATTCTTTTATTTATATTTTAAAACTTTTCTCTCAAATTAGGAGAATTTAGTATATTTATTTAAAATTATAAACTTCTAAAAATGAGAAAATTAATCTTAGGTTTTGTATTCTTAATTGGTTTATCAGTATCGGCGCAGACCTCTAAAGAGTTGATTGGAAAATGGCAGCTTATAAAATGGACCAAAAACGGAAAAGACAAAAGCATTCAAGAACGTTTTAAAACAGATCAGGTTTTTCAGGTTTTTAAACAAAATGGTGATTTCGAAAGTGTTATTGGCACTGAATCACATAAAGCATCTTGGAAACTATCTCCAGATAATTCAGAACTTACTATTATTTCTGTTTTATTGCCTATTAAATTCAAAATTGACTATTTCGATCCTCAAAAACGAATTATAAGCACACCAGGACTTGGAACTCTGGAATATAAAAAGGTGGCAGAATAATTCTTTTGCATAATATAAGTTTCTTATGAAAATAACAAGATCTTATCTAGCCCCGATGGAAGCGATATCCTTTTGTGGCAATCTCCACAACAGTTGGAAGCCACAAAAGATTTAGCGTACAGCGGGACAGTTAGTTCTTGTAAAAATGAGACCATCTGCTCCTAAAAATAATTTTAAAAAAGGCATAGTTGTTGAAAGTTAAAAAAGATATATTTACACCTTCAAATGTGACTACTATGCAAAAAACTACTTTACTATTTTCTATATTCTTTTTAGTCCTTTCATCATGCGGGGTCAAAACAACGCAGTCACTTTTAAGCGATGGTGATTATGATGGTGCTATAAATCGTGCAGTTGAAGCTTTGCGTACCAAAAAAGATTCTAAAGGGAAACAAGATTATGTATATTTACTCGAAGAAGCATTTGCCAAAGCCAAAGACCGCGATCTGCGTAATCTTGAAATGATGGCTAAAGAAGGTAATCCAGCCAATTCTGAACGCATTTACAATACGTATTTACAATTGAATAGCCGTCAGGAAAAAATCAGACCTTTATTACCGCTTCCGTTATTAAAACAAGGAAA
This is a stretch of genomic DNA from Flavobacterium endoglycinae. It encodes these proteins:
- a CDS encoding helix-turn-helix domain-containing protein; its protein translation is MSTAIKPKHIGRNISRIRELKDMKQEALAYAIGSSQQTISIIENSEIVDKDKLEKIAEALGVTVEAIENFSEENVINYFNTFHESVSGSFITNNSCTFNPLDKVVELYERLVQAEKEKNEYLEKLLNGK
- a CDS encoding acyltransferase family protein, translating into MKIQQLTFTRFIAAISIVIFHYGTKNFLFDNFIFKQASVGVSYFFMLSGFVMIISYGNLEKIDFFEYLKNRLARIYPLYALAALSVMVSNQFKNVNIENVLIHFSMLQSWIQGQAPKINPPGWSLSAELFFYITFPFFANKFYSKLKLKTNALWIISFWIISLVLFNCILYGIISFKSFPPDLNAYYPLMYLNTFLIGNLAGLYFINHLKNQQGNYLIPILICLLFLILALRYPTGIDHHNGLFAVIFIPLIIFISLSTDKLTTFFSRKEFVFLGEISFGIYILQYPVWIIFSDFRLNKFLGTDREADYTLNFFIRLLILIAASALSYLYFEKPMRNLIKSFGKRKLENKQINTTESIQA